From the genome of Dermacentor andersoni chromosome 3, qqDerAnde1_hic_scaffold, whole genome shotgun sequence:
CGCGTAGTATCGATAGTGTTACCGCTGAGTCGTTGTTATTGTTGACATTGAGGCCATCTAGGCTTTCTTCGCTGTTTCCCATGTACTACCTGATTTCTGGCGCATACTGCATCGTACGTATGTGCGATGTTTGATAATTATCATCAGCATTGTCGTGTACGCCTCCTTTGTGCCCCTCAGATGCTGTTTTCGTCAGTATGGCAACGCAAAATTTTACGTCAACACGCCGCCATTTTATGAAGGACAATTTCGATGTGACGCACCTAACGACACCCTTGTACATTCTAGTATTGACCGTCCACCTCCCGAAATACATGTACCAGAGCCGGCGCAAAACGTGTCCAGTGTGCCAGAGCCGGCGTTGCGTGTCCAGCGCAAAACGTCGCAGACTTTGCCTAGCGCTGTTATCGCGGGCCTTCCAGTTCCCCTGTTTGTTTGGGGGCCGCTTGCCTCCCCTCGCTTCCGTTTGTTCTCTTGTGATGTCGACATTCAATTTCTCAGAAAAGTTTCACTCATGAAACTGCCTTCCAAAAATAGCTATGTCGTAATCTGTAAAAGGTGTACTAACGGCCCCTTGTGGCTTCTTGAAGGAGGTTGTTGAAATACTTAGTATTATCATTTGTGCTGTTATTGATTCGTTGTTATTTTGTATAATTTGTGATCCTAATCATGTGCAATACAATAATGGTGCTACAGatattgtaataaataaataaataaataaataaaataaataaataaataagagataCATAAGTAAATATAATACTTTCGAACGATTCACTTTAGGAAAGAATGTATTTTTACTGCATCCCGCAAGGAAAGTTTTGCTGTATTTGTACACACATCCCTTTTATCGTGCCCCTTACTTGGAATGCTATTACCTatacgtgcatatatatatatgctataccTATAGGTATGTACGTCCTACAATGATCCCTCCACAGGTGAAAAACTTCCTTTTTTATGTTAATTCTGCAACCCTTCGTCTCAAAATTGCTCGAGAAAGCGGGTGGCTTCATCTTTACGTTTGCGGTGTATAGATAAAATAATTAACACTGCCAGATTGGATATCTTTATTGGGCTTTTGCACTTGCTGGCCTGACTTATGAGTGTATGTTTTCAGGGTTGCCTTAAATTTATGTAGCCCTATATTTTTCTGAAACAGTTTGCTCACATTTAATAAAGAAACAATACTGCACAATATCTCGGTGGTTAGCGCGCCCGATTCCCAAAGGAACACTGCTCCTGTAACGTGGGTTCGACTTCGATTGATGGCCGGTTACGgatggtttttcttttcttcgctctatgatgatgatgaagctggCGATGACGAGGTGGCCTGACGGGGACGGCAACTGTTATCTGTCCTCGATAACACGAGAACGGTCGTGATTATGGTAACGGAATCGAAGGACGGGACAGACGAGGATAACCCAATTTCGAATACATAATTGCCGTCGTAGTAACATAAAGCAGACACGACGGAATAAGCGCAGCACGTCCTCCGCAGAAAACGCGCTCGCTCTTATTGAACTGTTCAGTGACGGTGTACTAAAACATAGAAGAGCATTTGATGCAAATACTCTGCGGCGCAGTCGCAAATACGTTACACACCTGAGCTCCACGGTCCTCAAGCAAAGCAAATTGACTCGGCAGTGAATTGGTCATTGTCTTGGTAAAGCATAATGTTTCTTGATTTCATGTATTATAGGAAACATGAAATGtgtctcacacacacgcacaaaaagaaaacgacgtcTAGAGGAACTTTCTAAGATTGATGGCAGATTAAAAACGCTACGTTCGCAGTTACTATGACGCCGATGTTATGGTACAAAACGCGCACTGAAATGACAGGCTTCGCACATCACtttactctgtatatgactcaacAACTGCATGTTCATTACGCAAAAGCACTCGTACATACGGTCATCATCAAAATGGCGGGCTACTGGAGAAGTGGGGCAATATTCAAGCGACGCGCAGTCCTCGTTACTCTTGTGAATCCGTTTGTTTCAATTGTACATTTAGCTGGCACGCACATACAGTATTTCCGCATGGTTGCAGGCTTGGTTCATTTTCCAACGAAAGCAAAGTGAGAATGGTTCATGTGAGAAATTTTGATATCGGACATAGGCGGTCAGCGAAGAGAAAGAATGCGATGAATGGCGCGAAGAACTCGGAAAAGAACCACTTAACCATATGATCACTCCCGTCCAATGCCTCTGTTTTCCGCCTTCTCACGATGCATGATTCTTTTTACCGCTTATCGCTCTATATCCGAATTCGCATATTCCGCCTTTCCGTTCCCACAAAATCTGCAGCACCGCAGTGCTGTAGTTGTGAGGTTGAGACCGGTTGTGCAGGCTTACTGCATGCACTATGTCAGTAGACTTAGGTTTATGCGTATTTCGCAGAGTCCCGTGGACAATACCTTACAGATCTCCGCCCTTTATTTAATATGTTCACAATTTTCACCAGTTAATATTGCACAAAACACAATTTTATTCACTTAGCCATCTCGGGAAACATTACTAGTTTCCTTTGTCATAAAATCTAATTTAGCTTTGACTTACTATTCTCTTTTTTGTTGTAAACTGTGGGATGGGGATATGACAGTTTGCAGTGCGAGCTTTGTCACCTTTAAAGTTTTTGCAGGTTCATGGTGTGCCACGCACATATCAAACTATTGTTTTCGTGTGAGAAGCACCACCAGACTGAAGGTAATTTTTCATTGCCTGCACGTGTCTTCAATTTCTCGTGGGTCGATTTGTTGGTCAGCTTTTATTGGGCGTTCCTTATTCAGTATGTTCGCGCTACTAGAATTCGATACCAGAATCCAAACCTTTAGCAAACAGTATCGCCAGCTGGATCTATCAGCAAATTACAAGAACAAATGAGAAAAACGATGTGCTGAAGCTTAATTTTTTCTCTGAAATGTAAGAATCATTCATAAAGGTTACCTTTGTAACAAAATGACACTCACCGTTACGATCCTAGACAGACAGATATCACGAAGTCTTTGCAATGAAACACTAGAGATATTACACGGACAACGGTGCTCTTTGGTCCAAACCAAGAAAAGCTGGGCATTCCAGGTGAACTTGAAACTTCTCACTAAAAATTGCCTTGTACTTTTCACCAAAGCACTTTACGCCGGTGCCAGtaaagttcatcatcatcagcctggttacgcccactgcagggcaaaggcctctccgatacttctccaactgccccggtcatgtatataggaggttgtggccaagtaccgcaccagggtggccaatcctgctctggtgagggagtgcgttaccggttctggtcaccgggatcaggccacactccaggcctgtttatacaattttatcaacacgcggactttctttctttttttttatccggtggaaaattgcgcggcaccgggattcgaaccacggacctcttgcacgcgaggcgggtgttctacctctatgccaccgctgctTATATAAGTTATATTAGTATATTAGTATAAGTTATTTAGTATTAGTATAATTAGTAATTAGTATATATTAGTATTAGTATAAGTTATGTTAGTATATAGTAGTTATAAAGTTATATTAGTATTTTTTCTCTCGCAGCAGTGATGGTCCTTCCACTTAAGCCAGTCAATGACAACCTGCGCTTACCTGTACCTTCCATTCAAAGTAAGAATTATAAGTAGGGCTTCAACGTTAGCGGTGAGAACTAAAAACCCGATAATCACGGCTTCAAAAATCGAACAGCGCCTGCATGAACTCGAAAGCCCAGTGTTGAGCTGCAGTCCCCACGTTTCCGAGTCGGGTTTTCTCAACACATCCCGGTTACGAGGAAACGAAGAATGGCTCATGTTGCTTTCACCATAACGACAATTCTGTTCGATCCTGGCTTCTCCTGAAGCTCAAATATTACGCCGTTTAACCCGTAACGTTCgttaaatgagaaaaaaagagagagcgaaaATAAATAACGTTAAGCTTAGAGATTCAACGCGGAAAGGCTACAGCTGGAGCAGCGTgtgtcctgtctgctcctttctgtgtccgtgtttcacttcgcgctagaagccaaaatcatgttaccgtaccaactcgcccaactgtctatccttttgcagcGTGTGTCGCTGGCCCGTTATATTGTGCAGCGAAATGCCCTGCGGCGAAAACCAGCCGTTTCGCAATCTAGCACATTCCCAGAAAGCTGCGCGAGAGCCAGCATCGCCACGTGGCCCCGGTCTGATTCTCGTGGAAAATCTTCACAAAAAAGAAGGCACAGCTGCTAGCGGCAAGCATTAAAACACAAGAATTCATAGAGCCACCCGTTAATCTGTACAGAGCCCGCGGGGCAATCCGAACGAAAGCGTCCAAAAAACTCATTACAAGTGTTGCCCGATCcccgggaaaatgaaaaaaaaaaaagccagcgtTGGAATTGTAGGAATCCTGCCATCCCAAAACGAAACGAAGTCGGCATTTTAAGTTCGCTCAAACGTAAACACAAAGAATCAACGAACGCCTCTCGCCCAGGGGGCAAGTGCTAGAAGGAAAGTTAGCACAAAAACGCTAGAAATAAATCGCGAAATTGAGTTATAACAAGGTTATGGGGAAGTTAGCCGAATAGCGCATGAAATGTATTGCGGATAAAGATTTAGAATTACGACAAAAAGCGCATGTTGCTCACCGTATAAGTAGGCTTAAGAGGCGGCAAGGTAATTAACATAATATAAACAAACGTTTAGCGCGACTATTTAAATCTCCGTCCACGCTTGTCACATTCCACGTGCATTGGGATGTAAGTTCTTCTGACGTATGGGTGCTCTGTAAGGACGCCGATTTTATTGCATGTCATTTGAACAGCCATGATGGAGAATAGTGCACTACGCCGAGCAAGGGACAGAAcaagaaaacgcgaaggaaaTGATGACACCGTGTTTCTTCTATCGCTTGCTCGCGTAGTGCGCTATTTGCAATCATGACTGAACTGTTCCCACTTGCCCAAATTAGCATCATTTTAAGCCGTTTGAACACACGCGCGGAAGAACAGCAGCCTGTGGCAATCCATGGTTTTGGACAGGGCGCGCTTTGTTATGGCACTTATCGAAGGGGTCACGCAGAAGTCGAAACACTGAATCAAGCAGCCGTGCTACCATGATCAGTCTGGAGAAGCCTTCTCTATACGATGACAACACTGAGAGCGCACGGTTACACTGCAAGCATAGCGCGGGAAAGACGATCGACAGACTACACAGGACAAACGCTGACTTTCAacacagaaagtggttttcgtgttgaaagttagcgcttgtcccgtgtagtctttgtcgatcgtctttcccgcgctatgcttccagtgtaactatgtattaccaaccagcccaagcccgTACACTTCTGACCTAATTTTGCCTAATTTGCCGTGGCCTAGTAGTTGACAAATGGAAAAAAATCTGAGGACaactaagcacttatgagttcggaatgcgaaagcattattggcAAATTGAGCGCCGTCGGGCGCTCCTTCGAGTTGTGAACGCCTCGtgggcaagcgaacgcgttgatACGCTTGGCCGGCTTAGCCCACCGGGTaaggcttctgagcgtgggggcGAAtcttcgaaactcactaccgccaacatCTTTCCTTTCAGAGTTATTCTGTTTTTAATGAATTAATTGATTTATAGCACTTATATAGCATATAGCATATAGCATAGCATTTATAGCAAGTTATAACGCAGGCGATAGCTTGCGCGTGCAAGTAATGCACGGATAAGCACATGCTTCCcagagcgaggatgacgtggcgtcgtggcgatgccaTCGCccactcacgcaacacctggcgctccCGCGCGGCAGCAGGTGCACCCTTTCAGTTACCCAGCTGTTTCAGTTGCCCTACGGATGTAACGGCGTtgcagccaatgagaatttaggtACTGTTTAGATGTTATAGATGCCAGCATTTTCGCTCAATGTGCTATTCGACGCTTTCGCGTCAGAAAATTGGTGGCAGACCTGTAAGTTTTAACCCAAAAACAATATGTACTTTTCCTTATTGAAGCTTCTCCGTAATAAATTATATGCTGGGAGTGTGATTAATTACAACATCAAACTTCCGTACATGAAGGGCTAGTACAACAGGCCTGAGCAAGAGGCGCACTGGATGCCGGCTCCAGTCGTTGAGCAGAAAATGAATGCCGGCGTGCAGCTTTATTTTGAATGAGCACAGCAAAcaggcaaaaagaagaaagatgcaTTTTGATGCTGTCAGTCATTCTGAAAATCAAGCACGGTGGGAAACCCACACATCctaagttgttcttttttttcttgccccaTGCTTTATTGGAGGAACATGACCACGTGTCTCAGCTGTTTTTATTTGTTATCGTAGGCTAATAATTGTACATTTTCGTTCTGACAAGTCTTCATCAGGCATCTTTTGCATCTGCTTGCTCTGCACAATGCCAAAGAATTGCTAGAGTTGCGCATCCTTCTTTTGGTTGCTGGTGCTTCGCCGGCGCTGTACTTTCCTCTATTTCGAGCAGTGTCCACATCTGTAGACGTATCCTTGTCAGTAGTGTTTAACAAAGTGATTATTTCACTGCAAAACAATTATGCATTCACATGTACTCTCACTACAGGTGTCAGAATTAGGTGCATGCATGTCAATTGACGAAAGGGTGTGATGGGAACTGTTCAAATATTTCCCGTCACTCATCCTGTGGGATCGCCGTCGTCGAATCAGGAACTGGTTCGTTTTCAGAACCGTGGTTAGTAGAGGGGCCTCTCTTTCGTGGTCTCATCCTCCGGCAACGTCCTCTCAAGCACACACCTTCGCGTACTGAACGCTGAAAGCAAAAAATATATCTATTATTTTTGGCCACTGGAATAAGCATTCAACAACGAGGTCATTAGCGATGCACATTAATACCATTTTCTTCAACAACAAAGGTTCGAAAAAAGAGAGACCACAATCAGGAGAAAGTCTATGCACTGCGAGTGCTTGCAATAGGGGGTCCCAGAGAATCATGATGCTGCACCACCGTTATTGAAGGCAGCCGGCCGATGGTAGCGAACGCATACGAATACAAAGCTTCGTAAATTTTGCCGAAGGAGCAGAAGTCGCGAAGGACTTTTTTTGTATGAAGTTCCTGCCACTTATTTGCGAGGTTCGCGAATAACACACTTGTTATCGTGATCGGCTGGCCTGCTGTTCCAAGCAGTCCTAGCATAATGTGCTGGGTATCTATGAGTTTTTTTAAAGTTTTTCTGCGGTTAATTAAGGATGCACAAAATCGATAAGTGTTGATCACCTTGCCTTAGGCGTGCTCTTGTTTGCATGATAAGCGGCAGAATGGCCGTTGTAACCTACAAGTAGCAAAACTATATTTGGCCTTTCGGAGCCTCACAGTAGCTTCTGTTTacgctgcttcacctgtcttcAAGATATAAGACAATCCAACCGCTACCGCTCCTTATGCATGAACTTCTATGTATGTTACCTCACATCACATCGTGTAAAGGTTCAAGCTACTTACCTTGCAAGGGGTACCATCTTCTTCAAGTGCCATCCTAATGTGCCCTTCTGGCAAGTGACATAGGTAGACGCAGCGCCTGCGCACTTTTTCCTACTCGTGCACACGGGAAAAACAGCAGAAAAGTGCGACCATCATGTTATCTTTTCTCTGTGCAAACAAACTGCATGGTCCGAAGGGACCCTGAGGTAACGTTCCGCATGGTTGCTATAACATTTTAACTATTTGCTTTCGTTATACCCTTCTGCTAAAACCACATTCTCAAGTTTATGCACCGAGATGTTTAATTACATTCACCACTGAAGAAATGCGTTTATTCAAGCTCTACAGATTCTTTTTACCGGCCCAAACCACAGAAAATTTAGTGGCACCGTTAGTGGGTATTGAATTGCGCAATGCGGGCTTCAGGTTACACCTGGTTATCACTTCAAAACGGGACGGCAGCGGAGCCAGAGAGGAGAGTTTTCGTACCGAGGTCGGCGGATAAGCACAACTAGAAACTCCCTATATCATTCAACCAATGTCCGCCTGTAGGAAGGTCACTTGAGTCGCTCACTTGAGTCGCTCAAATGAGGCATAATGACCTGCTATTTTTTTAGATGTTGTTCAAAAAACCCGTTACTCGCTGTACTCGCATCCACGCTACGCGCTAATGGCACTAGCAGCAATTATGGGCACATTTCACTGGCGGAACTAGGAGGCATCAAACTCGCagtctttcattttctgcgcactTTATCACTGACAGGCCGCAGTCCAGAGCGAGCGATGAATCCCCGTTACACGGGGAGTTCATTGCGGTCTGGCATTACTGCTGCTCAATTAATGCGCAAACGAGCTCCACCCGCgacgagaggaaaaaaaaacacagtgacCGTGATCGTGTTTCCAAGCAAGCTTCGTGTGTAAAATCTTTCATTTAGTGCAATCAAGATACACTGAAAGTGTCTGCGAAAGCATCCGACAAACAATAATTCTTTACAAGCCGCTTAAATTGTTCCTAGCGCGAGGACCAGTCGCTTTCAACCGCTATGCCAGTTCAGTGTATGTGGAATTGCGGTGCTCAGCGTGAGGTTTCGGGTgctatcccggccgtggcggttGCATTATGATGGGAGCGGAGTGCTAGAATGACTGTATACCATGCACTAGGCCCTCGTTAAGGAACCAAGAGGGTTGAATTTATTGCACATtaatctcccactacggcgtgcctcataattagatcgtgcttttggcacgtaagacccgaGAATTCTATTTTTAACAAGTCACTTCGATCCTACTCACCACTTTTGTGCGCAGACGGTGGCAAGCGGCGTCCGCTGTGAACAGGCGTGCGGTCACTTCAGTGAACACCCCTGTGTGCATTTGCCATCCAATTGTAACCATTCACTTAAGATTTAGAGGTGTCAAAAaaagttaataataataaattatggggttttacgtgccaaaaccactttctgattatgaggcacgccgtagtggaggactccggaaatttcgaccacccggggttctttaacgtgcacctaaatctaagtacacgggtgttttcgcatttcgcccccatcgaaatgcggccgccgtggccgggattcgatcccgcggccttgtgctcagcagcctaacaccatagccactgagcaaccacggcgggttcaaaaAACGTTATTCAAATTAGTTAAAAATACTGCGCATGCTtgtttactgtttttttttctttttttttcgtcgattACATATAAGCAATAGCAATTGGACCGGGTCTTTCGGCTACATGGGTAGGTGTAAGCGGAGCTTCACTTTTATTTACAGAGCGTTCATGAACTGCCACTCAGTTGGTTTAAACAGTTGGTTTGGCGCATCCTATTGAATTTTACAATATTACATGTCTAAACGCCGGAGGCGCCTAGGAAAATAAAAACAGAATACTTTGTTTTTTCTCTAGGTTTACATATAACAATGAGTTTAAAGCAGTATACAGCGAGGAATTATTTTTAGCTATCCTAAACATTTGTTTATTAATGTTGCACACCGTACGGATATGCAGCTTTGCGTAAACAGCGGCTtcgaaaccaaaaaaaaaaaaagtcttcttTCAATTAGGCAGAGCTAGAAAAGGTGTAATATACCGGCAGGCTATACTTGTTCATTTCTTTTGCCTGTTCCGCAGCCAGTAATTGTCTCGGGTAAACTTTGACAGCAAATTCAAAATTTATTTCTTCGTTTTTTCATTATTACTAGAATTCATGGTCGGGATTTGATCACGGTGGGAAAGTGTCACAGACACGTAATATTCACATAACAATGCTGCATGAAATAAATGCATACCAGTACAACGAATTCGCATTTATGAACGTATTCGGTAAAcatgaagatgaaaaaaaaattatgtgaaaTTCAATTACTGTGGAAGCACTAAAGGAATACTAATGCCCTCCAGAATTTGAGTTTTTTGACTTGGAAAATCACGAAAAGAACGTACCTATGAAACAGTCATATTAGCAAACTTGACATGAACGTTTTTAAAGGTGGATGCAATACTTGTTAGTTTTCGAATTAAATATAATCACCGACCAGACGGAGCATCCTTTCTACCACTAAAGTTCTCTTAACGCTTGCCATTAACAGCACATTTGTAATGAAGAAGTTTATACCATTCTACAAACTCCAACCAGCGCAATGGCCGATGCTGGGGATAGCGGAGTCGCAAACTCGCGCTAGCCATTGACAAACTTGAGCGGgaataaaatatgaaaaaaaaaacagtacgcCGCCTTGCCTTCAGAACCTGCATTATCCGTGCCATCTGGTGACCATCAGATGGGACGTGTTTATAGACGGGATTGACTTTAGTGCAGCGATATTAGGACGGTTTGTGGCCAACTCGGTTATCGGTTCGCCGGTTATTCGAATTCGAAAACCAGATAACCGGAGTAATTGGCTAAGTTGCCCGTTTATTCGGCTATAACATCCTGATTAATGTAGAAAATTGGGCGTGTTGGTACGCATGTCCAAAAGGCGGCAGCGCAAAACAACGGGATGGAAACGAGACCACAAGGAAGAGCActcgttcttgtctcgtcccCGTCCATGTCTTTTCGCGCTTCCGCCTCTTCAAATATCCAGCTATTTGGATATTAGAATATaagaataaatgtttttcttttttggcatggAAGTTCTTTGAATCGCTGTATACTCGGTGGCGCGAATGCGCAAGAAAGCGACGAATTATTCCCAGCTACGTTAAGACCGTGCGTGGATTTGATTATAGCCTGTTTTTGAAGGCCGCGCTCAGAGCGAAAGTAAACGGGATAAATTTATTTCTGTGTTCACCATCACATATCGATTGCCATGATCTCCAGCGCTATGACGTCTCCTGTCACCATTGTCTCTGAACTGGGATGCCCAGCAGAGCTCGGTGGTTGCTGGTTAGAGTCATTACTTCTCATTTTAGGCTCTAAAGACCTTCAATACCAGGGGCCAGATGCCAGGGAGGCAATCCATATCAATATTAGAGAGATACTGAACAACATGGCGCCTCGAATTTGTGAAAGGGGGATacacgcgccgtggttgcttagtagctatggtgttgggcggctaagcGCTGTGTCAAGGGGTCGAATCTCGGCGACGGCGGCCcctttcgatggggtcgaaatacgAAGCCACCCGtgtacgctaaagaaccccaggttgtattcctcataatcagatcatggttctggcatgtaaaagcccattatttaatttaatttaatttaagggGAATAGGCACTAGCCacacagaagcagcagcattccACGTACTGTTCAATGTCCAGTTCTATGTCAGTCAGCAGGCTCGCGCATCTCTCCTATCCCCAACTGGGACATAACTTCGACGCGCTGAAGTTATGGAAGGCCCGCGAGTCTAAATACACTTGCAAAGcactaatattaataataatatgtATTATACATATTAATATACATATTATacatgcctatatatatatatattatacatataTACAAATATTATACATATTATTATATTATACATATGATACATCTCTATCATTATTTAATTAAATAACATGTATATCCTCTACAAGAAAATGAGAGCTCCctcttttttgtttgtgttctttAGAATATATGGGTTGTTTCGATGTCTTAAAATAAGGAAGTAAGTTCTTAATATAGTATAGGCTGTGAATTATTCCTCTTTGCACATTATATCGCAATAGACGCGATGGAACCAAATATTCGAATGAAGTATTTTAGTGATAGCGCATATTTACATTCAAGTATACGATTAGCCGGCTAACCGGTTAATTAAATAAGATATCCTGTATATTTAATTTATATACGGATAGTCAGATAACCAGTTTTCAAGGCCAGATCCACTTCTCTTCGGTTAAACTGGATAGCCAATTGGACGGATATTCGCAAGCGATACTTTCAACCCAAAACTCGTAGACGTGTGCCCTCCTTTTGGCTCACACTGGCGGGGGAGGCGTCACGCTGGTAACGAATAGTAAAACATGTCCAATGACGCTATTCTAGGGAAACGAAGAAAATGTTTACTTATGATGCTTATTCTAAAAAGTAAGGTACACACTTACTTCCTCGTGGCCGCTTCTACATGAAAAATAGACTAAATTGCTCGACTATGTGTTGATGTACCTTGTAATATTTACAGGCAAAATACAAGAAAACACGACGACAGGGCTATGGCTCTTGCGTTTAAAATACCTATTCGCGAAAATCTTTTTTGGAAAAAACTTGTACAACATGTGCCAATTCGGGAGGACAGAATATTCAGTTTCAGTGACTGTATGGCGACATTCTATCAACCAT
Proteins encoded in this window:
- the LOC126545611 gene encoding uncharacterized protein, translated to MKTSVALTVAVVLFGVFTEVTARLFTADAACHRLRTKVEKVRRRCVYLCHLPEGHIRMALEEDGTPCKRSVREGVCLRGRCRRMRPRKRGPSTNHGSENEPVPDSTTAIPQDE